Proteins encoded by one window of Flavobacterium sp. N502540:
- a CDS encoding M1 family metallopeptidase gives MNKQFLKYSLFSLFLIAGQNAMAQNSDQTKNPLSVYQVTPLKVNDLVHTKLDVSFDYGKRYLYGKEWLTLKPHFYDTDSLTLDAKGMEFKTIAIVDGKKTIPLKYTYNNEQLSITLNRKYKSTEKYTIFIDYTAKPDELKVKGSLAITDAKGLYFINPDGKGDKPVQIWTQGETEASSAWFPTIDKPNQKTTSEIAMTVDSKYTSLSNGKLISQKANKNGTRTDTWKMELPHSPYLFMMAVGDFKIYKDSYNGQEVSYYLEPKYAPYAKQIFGKTPDMMKFYGKMLGVEYPWGKYAQIVARDYVSGAMENTSATLHGEHVQKTERELLDDNQESTIAHELFHQWFGDYVTAESWSNLTMNESFATFGEVLWHGYDEGQDAEDRSRYEKLQNCLRSSKEGVSPPLARFHYGNKEDMFDNISYSKGSIILYALKNQMGDAAFFKSLNKYLTTNAFKTGESHQLRLAMEEVTGKDWSPYFNQWYFQGGNPILNIEYGYADGKATMAVKQVQESSVQTFTLPLKVDFYVNGTKVRKDILIEKREQNFSFDLPSKPDFIDLDPDKILVGKVIDNKNISDYLYQYKNVPTYYNRIEAIKFAAKDKSHEAQLILLAGLQDQRDDLRTRSIRAIDLGDNAIKDAALKTLLNIAQNDKKTSTRAAAIIKLAGTGDAAYKSLMVESTKNQSYNVAAAGIFGLSKYAPEEADKIKAALDEDTKNHITPLIKEFNNQK, from the coding sequence ATGAACAAACAATTTTTAAAGTATTCTCTTTTTAGTCTTTTCCTTATTGCCGGGCAAAATGCGATGGCCCAAAATAGCGATCAGACCAAAAACCCATTATCTGTTTATCAGGTTACCCCATTAAAAGTAAATGACCTTGTACACACTAAACTGGACGTATCTTTTGATTATGGAAAACGTTATTTATACGGAAAGGAATGGCTGACTTTAAAACCTCATTTTTATGATACCGATTCTCTTACGTTGGACGCTAAAGGAATGGAATTTAAAACTATAGCTATTGTTGATGGTAAAAAAACTATTCCGTTAAAATATACTTACAACAATGAACAGCTTTCTATCACCTTAAACAGAAAATATAAAAGTACCGAAAAATACACCATTTTCATCGATTATACCGCAAAACCGGACGAACTTAAAGTGAAAGGAAGTCTTGCCATAACGGATGCGAAAGGTTTGTATTTTATAAACCCTGACGGAAAAGGCGACAAACCGGTTCAAATCTGGACGCAGGGTGAAACAGAGGCCTCATCAGCATGGTTCCCGACAATTGACAAACCCAATCAGAAGACAACTTCTGAAATTGCCATGACTGTTGACAGCAAATACACTTCGCTTTCCAATGGAAAACTAATCTCCCAAAAAGCCAATAAAAATGGTACGCGTACCGATACCTGGAAAATGGAACTGCCGCATTCACCTTACCTTTTTATGATGGCTGTTGGTGATTTTAAGATTTACAAAGATTCTTATAACGGACAGGAAGTTAGTTATTATCTGGAGCCAAAGTATGCGCCCTACGCCAAACAAATTTTTGGAAAAACTCCGGATATGATGAAGTTTTACGGCAAAATGCTTGGGGTAGAATATCCATGGGGAAAATATGCTCAGATTGTAGCAAGAGACTACGTTTCGGGTGCCATGGAAAATACTTCGGCAACCTTACATGGTGAGCACGTACAAAAAACCGAAAGAGAATTACTCGATGATAATCAGGAAAGTACTATTGCGCACGAACTTTTTCACCAGTGGTTTGGTGATTATGTAACTGCTGAATCCTGGTCGAACTTAACCATGAACGAATCTTTTGCTACTTTTGGTGAAGTCCTTTGGCACGGGTATGATGAAGGACAGGATGCCGAAGACCGCTCTCGTTATGAAAAACTACAAAACTGTCTGCGTTCATCCAAAGAAGGAGTTAGTCCGCCTTTGGCACGTTTTCATTATGGCAACAAAGAAGATATGTTTGACAACATCAGTTACTCCAAAGGTTCTATCATCTTGTATGCCTTAAAAAATCAAATGGGTGATGCTGCCTTCTTTAAATCTTTAAATAAATATCTAACGACCAATGCATTCAAAACGGGAGAAAGTCACCAATTGCGTTTAGCAATGGAAGAAGTAACCGGAAAAGACTGGAGTCCTTATTTTAACCAATGGTACTTTCAGGGTGGAAATCCTATTTTAAATATTGAATACGGTTATGCCGATGGAAAAGCAACAATGGCAGTAAAACAAGTTCAGGAAAGTTCGGTACAGACCTTTACCCTTCCGTTAAAAGTAGATTTTTATGTTAATGGAACCAAAGTCAGAAAAGATATTTTAATTGAAAAAAGAGAGCAGAATTTCAGTTTTGACTTACCTTCAAAACCGGATTTCATCGATCTAGATCCGGACAAAATTTTAGTGGGTAAAGTCATTGACAACAAAAATATATCCGATTATCTCTATCAATACAAAAACGTTCCTACTTATTACAACCGAATTGAAGCGATAAAATTTGCGGCAAAAGACAAAAGTCATGAGGCACAGCTGATTCTTTTAGCTGGTTTACAAGATCAGAGAGACGATTTAAGAACACGCAGTATCCGGGCAATTGATTTGGGAGACAATGCTATAAAAGATGCCGCACTTAAGACCTTATTGAACATTGCTCAAAACGATAAAAAAACCAGCACGAGAGCTGCGGCCATTATAAAACTTGCCGGAACAGGTGATGCTGCTTACAAAAGTTTAATGGTTGAAAGTACTAAAAATCAATCGTATAATGTGGCCGCGGCAGGAATCTTCGGATTGTCGAAATATGCCCCGGAAGAAGCAGATAAAATAAAAGCAGCTTTAGACGAAGACACCAAAAATCACATAACACCTTTAATTAAAGAATTTAACAATCAAAAGTAA
- a CDS encoding DUF5107 domain-containing protein, translating to MKIKPFLSVLLLGSLFVNAQNKPTIKEYKKVFTTYPFSDPDPIPKPDTKVYPYFRFDGFTDKPVQKEWKVIELENDYIKLMILPEIGGKVWSAVEKSTGKDFIYNNHVIKFRDIAMRGPWTSGGVEGNYGIIGHTPNCATPVDYITLTRADGSISCVIGVLDLLTRTSWKLDINLPKDKAYFTTNSFWFNSTETEQPYYTWMNTGIKAAESLQFIYPGQSYIGHNGEHNSWPIDKENGKDLSFYKNNNFGGYKSYHVFGKYDDFFGGYYHDEDFGMGRYGNHDDKPGKKIWIWGLSQQGMIWEKLLTDTDGQYVEVQSGRLFNQASEGSSLTPFKQRSFAPYQTDLWTEYWFPVKQTKGFVKANNYGAINVKNENGWLKIYFSPLQKLNEKLEVFDNGKKIYSKDISVNTLQSFKDSIQIAVDPNQLKLTLGENKLVWNSAPEDGNLNRPLEIPKDFDHNSVYGLYLQGKNYLSFKDYIKAEEKLTACLQKDPNYTPALADLAILQIRKFQYREAVHSTSKALSIDTYHPAANYYYGLANLHLGNTTDAKDGFDIAAASVEFRSSAYTALSKIYFRENDLAKAAEYAEKSLANNQDNLESLQLLAVLYRLQNNKSKAVEILNAINHVDPLNHFVGFEKCLWDLSEVSKKHFMALIQNEMPQQTYLELGIWYTQIGRKEEALKVLSLALPNAEIVYWKAFLENKVVDLSKIQPEISFPFRGETAEILEKLIKTNNQWQLKYHLALIEWNRDNVSKAKDLFLQCANLPADPAFYGAKASLFKNDTSLILSSLQQAITLDGQSWRYPKLLTEYYIAQKQFDKALATAEPFYKKHPQNYLMGMLYAKTLLLNKKYTAADAFLTKLEILPFEGATAGRQLYHEAKLMQALAEMKNKQYKKALQLISDAKLWPENLGVGKPYDEDIDERLENWLNYQCYTSLDDTDKAKTALQNIIAFQPKVDNTVMNFLPANQLITAWAIEKTSSAQKAEEWLQKQAKLYPDNKIVQWTFETYRKKQSNILTEEEKDGEVRIIEKL from the coding sequence ATGAAAATTAAACCCTTTTTATCAGTTTTACTCCTTGGAAGCCTGTTTGTCAACGCACAAAATAAACCGACCATAAAAGAATACAAAAAAGTATTCACCACTTACCCGTTTTCAGACCCTGATCCCATTCCGAAACCGGACACAAAAGTGTATCCGTATTTTCGATTTGACGGTTTTACGGATAAACCTGTGCAAAAAGAATGGAAAGTAATCGAACTTGAAAATGATTACATCAAACTCATGATTCTTCCTGAAATTGGCGGAAAAGTTTGGTCGGCTGTTGAGAAATCAACCGGAAAGGACTTTATTTACAACAATCATGTGATTAAATTCAGAGACATTGCCATGCGCGGTCCCTGGACAAGCGGTGGTGTCGAGGGTAATTATGGTATCATCGGACACACTCCCAACTGCGCTACTCCCGTTGATTATATCACGCTAACCAGAGCAGACGGAAGTATAAGTTGTGTGATTGGCGTATTGGATCTGCTAACGAGAACGTCCTGGAAACTGGACATCAATTTACCCAAAGACAAAGCGTATTTCACCACAAATTCCTTCTGGTTCAATTCAACCGAAACCGAGCAGCCTTATTATACCTGGATGAATACCGGCATAAAAGCTGCTGAAAGTCTACAGTTTATTTATCCGGGACAAAGTTATATCGGACACAATGGCGAGCATAATTCGTGGCCCATTGACAAAGAAAACGGCAAAGACCTTTCGTTCTATAAAAACAATAATTTTGGCGGTTACAAATCGTATCATGTCTTTGGCAAATACGACGATTTCTTTGGTGGATATTACCATGACGAAGATTTCGGAATGGGAAGATATGGCAATCACGACGACAAACCCGGTAAAAAAATATGGATCTGGGGACTGTCTCAGCAAGGAATGATCTGGGAAAAATTATTAACCGATACCGACGGTCAATATGTAGAAGTTCAAAGTGGAAGACTGTTCAATCAGGCAAGTGAAGGCAGTAGTTTGACCCCTTTCAAGCAACGTTCCTTCGCCCCTTATCAAACGGATTTATGGACAGAATACTGGTTTCCGGTGAAACAAACCAAAGGATTTGTGAAAGCCAATAACTATGGCGCAATAAACGTAAAAAATGAAAATGGCTGGTTGAAAATCTATTTTTCTCCGCTTCAAAAACTAAACGAAAAACTGGAAGTATTTGATAATGGCAAAAAAATCTATTCCAAAGATATTTCGGTAAATACATTACAATCCTTCAAAGATTCTATTCAGATTGCTGTTGATCCAAACCAATTAAAACTAACACTTGGCGAAAATAAACTCGTGTGGAATTCGGCTCCCGAAGATGGAAATCTAAACCGTCCATTGGAAATTCCTAAAGATTTTGACCATAACTCGGTGTACGGATTGTACCTGCAGGGAAAAAATTATCTTAGTTTTAAAGATTATATCAAAGCAGAAGAAAAATTAACAGCCTGTCTTCAAAAAGATCCCAACTACACTCCTGCTCTCGCTGATTTAGCCATTTTACAAATTCGTAAATTTCAATACCGCGAAGCTGTCCATTCAACAAGTAAAGCTTTATCCATTGATACGTATCATCCTGCTGCCAATTATTATTACGGACTGGCCAATCTGCATTTAGGCAATACTACCGATGCCAAAGACGGTTTTGATATCGCAGCAGCAAGCGTTGAATTCCGAAGTTCTGCTTATACCGCCTTAAGCAAAATTTACTTTAGGGAAAACGATCTTGCAAAAGCAGCTGAATATGCCGAAAAAAGTTTAGCGAACAATCAGGATAATTTAGAAAGTCTGCAATTACTAGCCGTATTGTATCGTCTGCAAAATAATAAAAGTAAAGCAGTCGAAATTCTCAATGCGATAAATCACGTTGATCCTCTTAATCATTTTGTTGGTTTTGAAAAATGTCTTTGGGATTTGTCAGAGGTATCAAAAAAGCATTTTATGGCTTTGATCCAAAACGAAATGCCACAGCAAACGTATCTGGAGTTAGGAATATGGTATACGCAAATAGGTCGTAAAGAAGAAGCTTTAAAAGTGCTTTCACTTGCCCTTCCAAATGCTGAAATTGTATATTGGAAAGCTTTTTTAGAAAACAAAGTGGTTGATCTAAGCAAAATCCAGCCCGAAATTAGTTTCCCTTTCCGTGGAGAGACGGCTGAAATTTTGGAGAAATTAATCAAAACGAACAATCAGTGGCAATTGAAGTATCATTTGGCTTTAATCGAATGGAATCGCGATAATGTATCAAAAGCAAAAGACTTGTTTTTACAATGTGCCAATCTGCCTGCTGATCCTGCTTTTTATGGGGCCAAAGCTTCGTTATTTAAAAATGACACGTCACTGATTTTATCCAGTCTGCAGCAAGCGATTACATTAGACGGTCAAAGCTGGAGATATCCTAAACTTTTAACCGAATACTATATTGCCCAAAAACAATTTGATAAAGCACTGGCAACCGCAGAGCCTTTCTATAAAAAACATCCTCAAAATTATTTAATGGGGATGTTATATGCCAAAACACTGCTCCTGAACAAAAAATACACTGCTGCAGATGCTTTCCTCACCAAACTGGAAATCCTTCCGTTTGAAGGCGCTACTGCAGGACGTCAATTGTATCATGAAGCAAAACTGATGCAGGCTTTGGCCGAAATGAAAAACAAGCAATACAAAAAAGCATTACAATTGATTTCGGATGCTAAATTATGGCCGGAAAATTTAGGAGTAGGAAAACCCTATGACGAAGATATTGACGAAAGGCTCGAAAATTGGCTCAATTATCAATGTTACACGAGCTTGGACGATACCGACAAAGCAAAAACCGCATTACAAAATATTATTGCTTTTCAACCAAAAGTAGACAATACGGTTATGAATTTTCTTCCGGCCAATCAACTAATTACAGCCTGGGCAATCGAAAAAACTTCTTCAGCACAAAAAGCTGAGGAATGGCTGCAAAAACAAGCAAAGTTATATCCTGACAATAAAATTGTACAATGGACTTTTGAAACGTACCGTAAAAAACAATCCAATATTTTAACCGAAGAGGAGAAAGATGGTGAAGTTCGAATTATAGAAAAACTATAA
- a CDS encoding glycoside hydrolase domain-containing protein: MKTNLKNKPILSRLSILCLFVFSISLTAQIKYSDGNDSWNPNLLGNHRVAVAFTGSGNVAKTTIEWRRRDEKPELKKIIVQDASGKTISNIKTTDINRESGTIFFEPISGKGTYYVYYMPYIDEGDANYPKGVYAKPEDKADAQWLAKIKSNLTDNCTVTEIQSVNAFNSFYPMEVIATAAETKDLIAKNSGSSFLVFPEDRLYSIRMKNDLPQRWIQKGVQNTFSDTALRGEYLTFQLGVYALQNIDNVKVTFSNLISSTGALIEAKELNCINTDGTKYDGAIFTNTVSVSKGKVQALWCGINVPETAAAGTYSGKATVIADGKSKDIVLQIKVTNEITKNGGIDSPEKMTRLKWLNSTLAQENTVIAPYTPLTVKDSEIALLGRKLILGSNGFPIQIQTYFTPEMTTIGSKANDILSAPLAFHFLDASGKESLQWKNTGLKFLKKESGTVSWESTSTSKSLEMDVNASLEFDGFLTYTVKITALEDAVFNDINFQMPIQPSSAKYMMGLGQKGGDRPANFDWKWDVAHKNQDGAWIGNVNSGLQFSLRDEKYSRPLNTNFYLQKPLLLPTSWGNENKGGITITPNPKSVLVNAYSGARNMKKGDVLYYNFNLLITPFHTINTDFQWDTKFYHKYSDIDTIAKTGATVINIHHANAINPYINYPFIEFKKMKSYIDEAHEKGLKVKIYNTVREVSNKAYETFALRSLGHEIYSPGKGGGFSWLQEHVGDDYIAAWFVPEIKDAAIVNSGMNRWHNYYVEGMNWLTQNVGIDGVYLDDVAFDRITMKRIKRVLTKDGHPGIIDLHSANQYNKSDGFNNSANLYMEHFPYINKLWFGEYFDYEKNNPDFFLTEVSGIPFGLMGEMLQDGGNPWRGMVYGMTNRMPWSHNADPRPIWKLWDTFGIKGSEMIGYWSENCPVKTANDKVLATVYKKNGTALISIASWADTDVKVKLNIDWKKLGINPAKATITAPEILNFQPAQTFTAKDEIPVSKGKGWLLIVK, encoded by the coding sequence ATGAAAACAAACCTAAAAAACAAACCCATTTTGAGTAGACTATCCATTCTATGCCTATTCGTTTTCAGTATTTCGTTAACCGCGCAAATAAAATACTCGGACGGCAACGACAGCTGGAACCCTAACTTATTGGGAAATCACAGAGTTGCAGTAGCCTTTACCGGCAGCGGAAATGTAGCCAAAACTACGATCGAATGGCGCAGAAGAGACGAAAAACCCGAACTGAAAAAAATCATTGTTCAGGATGCTTCAGGCAAAACCATTTCAAACATAAAAACAACCGACATTAACAGAGAAAGCGGTACTATTTTCTTCGAACCTATTTCAGGCAAAGGAACGTATTATGTGTATTACATGCCATACATTGACGAAGGTGACGCTAACTATCCAAAAGGAGTTTACGCTAAACCAGAAGATAAAGCAGACGCGCAATGGCTTGCTAAAATCAAATCCAATTTAACTGACAATTGTACAGTTACCGAAATTCAGAGTGTAAATGCGTTCAACAGTTTTTATCCGATGGAAGTAATCGCAACTGCGGCCGAAACTAAAGATCTTATTGCCAAAAACAGCGGCAGTTCTTTCCTGGTTTTCCCCGAAGACCGCTTGTATTCTATTCGAATGAAAAATGATTTACCACAAAGATGGATTCAAAAAGGCGTTCAAAATACCTTTTCGGATACGGCGCTAAGAGGTGAATATCTGACCTTTCAACTGGGCGTTTATGCCCTACAGAATATTGACAACGTAAAAGTTACCTTTTCGAATTTAATCAGTTCTACCGGAGCCCTAATTGAAGCGAAAGAGCTGAACTGTATCAATACTGACGGAACAAAATACGATGGAGCTATTTTTACCAATACCGTTTCGGTTTCAAAAGGAAAAGTACAAGCCCTATGGTGTGGCATCAATGTTCCGGAAACTGCAGCAGCAGGAACCTACAGCGGTAAAGCTACCGTAATTGCTGATGGAAAATCAAAAGACATTGTGCTTCAGATAAAAGTAACCAATGAAATTACTAAAAACGGTGGCATCGATTCTCCTGAGAAAATGACACGTTTGAAATGGCTGAATTCTACTCTGGCACAAGAAAATACGGTTATTGCTCCTTACACGCCATTAACTGTAAAAGATTCGGAAATCGCTCTATTAGGTCGAAAATTAATTTTAGGTTCCAATGGTTTTCCAATACAAATTCAAACTTATTTCACACCTGAAATGACAACAATTGGTTCAAAAGCCAATGACATTTTAAGTGCCCCGTTAGCTTTTCATTTTTTGGATGCCTCTGGTAAAGAATCGTTACAATGGAAGAACACAGGGCTCAAATTTCTGAAAAAAGAAAGCGGAACCGTTTCCTGGGAAAGTACTTCTACTTCAAAATCACTTGAAATGGATGTGAATGCTTCCCTAGAATTTGATGGCTTTTTAACGTACACTGTAAAAATTACGGCACTTGAAGATGCTGTTTTTAACGATATCAATTTCCAAATGCCAATTCAGCCCTCTTCTGCAAAATACATGATGGGATTAGGTCAAAAAGGAGGCGATCGTCCTGCCAATTTCGACTGGAAATGGGATGTTGCGCACAAAAATCAGGATGGGGCCTGGATTGGAAATGTAAATTCAGGATTACAATTTTCGTTACGCGACGAGAAATACAGCCGTCCGTTAAACACCAATTTCTATTTACAGAAACCTTTATTGCTTCCCACTTCCTGGGGGAACGAAAATAAAGGAGGAATTACCATCACTCCCAATCCAAAATCGGTTTTGGTGAATGCGTACAGCGGCGCCCGAAACATGAAAAAAGGAGATGTTTTGTATTATAATTTCAATTTACTAATCACGCCTTTCCACACCATTAATACCGATTTTCAGTGGGATACTAAGTTTTATCACAAATACAGCGATATCGATACGATTGCAAAAACAGGAGCAACAGTAATTAATATTCACCATGCCAATGCCATCAATCCGTACATCAATTATCCTTTCATTGAATTTAAAAAAATGAAAAGTTATATCGATGAAGCGCATGAAAAAGGATTAAAAGTAAAAATCTACAATACCGTCAGAGAGGTTTCAAACAAAGCTTACGAGACTTTTGCTTTAAGAAGTTTAGGTCATGAAATTTACTCTCCGGGTAAAGGAGGCGGATTCTCCTGGCTGCAGGAACATGTGGGAGACGATTATATTGCAGCCTGGTTTGTACCTGAAATTAAAGACGCAGCAATTGTAAACAGCGGAATGAATCGTTGGCACAATTATTATGTGGAAGGCATGAACTGGCTGACACAAAATGTGGGTATCGATGGTGTTTATCTTGATGATGTTGCTTTTGACAGAATTACTATGAAACGAATCAAAAGAGTCCTTACCAAAGACGGACACCCTGGAATTATTGACCTCCACAGTGCTAATCAATACAACAAAAGTGATGGATTTAATAACAGCGCCAATTTGTACATGGAACACTTTCCGTACATCAACAAACTGTGGTTTGGAGAATATTTTGATTACGAAAAAAACAATCCTGACTTTTTCCTGACCGAAGTAAGCGGAATTCCTTTCGGGTTAATGGGTGAAATGCTACAGGACGGAGGAAACCCATGGAGAGGAATGGTTTACGGAATGACCAACAGAATGCCATGGAGCCATAATGCCGACCCAAGACCTATCTGGAAATTATGGGATACTTTTGGAATTAAAGGTTCTGAAATGATTGGGTACTGGAGCGAAAACTGTCCGGTAAAAACGGCTAACGACAAAGTACTCGCAACAGTTTACAAAAAAAACGGAACTGCCTTAATTTCTATCGCAAGCTGGGCCGATACGGATGTAAAAGTGAAACTAAATATCGACTGGAAAAAATTAGGAATCAATCCGGCAAAAGCAACTATAACTGCCCCTGAAATTCTGAATTTCCAACCGGCACAAACCTTCACAGCAAAAGACGAAATACCGGTATCAAAAGGAAAAGGCTGGCTATTAATTGTTAAATAA
- a CDS encoding c-type cytochrome, whose amino-acid sequence MKKIILIGLFVAFPIVVFNSCNTSNSQTLANKTADDDSYITIDTSKIPDDPFGESVRYGRELMLKTAYYIGPNGIKGKYLGNKMNCTNCHQDAGTKPYAFNLMSSHDNYPQYRGRENKVLTLAERVNNCIMRPHSGKPLPLDSKEMVAFLSYFKWISKFVPKDGDFKGAKNLEIEFPDVAASPERGKALFIENCARCHGNNGEGQYNADQSGYTYPPLWGQYGYQPGSSMHRVIKQAQWLKSNMPYDKVSPGKPYLTDLQALDIAAYVNDDSVHDRPNPKTFDYPNKMGKPIDYAHSPFSDNFSEEQHKYGPYKPIIAYWKKNGWKAVY is encoded by the coding sequence ATGAAAAAAATAATCCTTATTGGTCTGTTTGTAGCATTTCCAATTGTTGTTTTCAATTCGTGCAATACATCTAATTCACAGACTTTAGCAAACAAAACTGCTGATGATGATTCATATATTACCATTGACACCTCAAAAATTCCGGACGATCCATTTGGAGAATCCGTTCGTTATGGAAGAGAGTTAATGCTAAAAACCGCTTATTATATTGGTCCAAACGGCATCAAAGGAAAATATTTAGGCAACAAAATGAATTGTACCAACTGCCACCAGGATGCAGGAACAAAACCTTATGCCTTTAATTTAATGTCCTCACACGACAATTATCCACAATATCGCGGACGTGAAAATAAGGTCCTTACTCTGGCCGAAAGGGTTAACAATTGTATCATGCGTCCACATTCCGGGAAACCGCTTCCGCTGGACAGCAAAGAAATGGTCGCTTTTTTATCCTACTTTAAATGGATCAGCAAATTTGTTCCGAAAGATGGAGATTTTAAAGGCGCCAAAAATCTGGAAATTGAATTTCCGGATGTAGCCGCAAGCCCTGAACGAGGAAAAGCCCTGTTTATCGAAAATTGCGCCCGCTGCCACGGAAACAACGGAGAAGGTCAGTACAATGCCGACCAATCAGGCTACACCTACCCGCCTCTTTGGGGACAATACGGATATCAGCCGGGTTCAAGCATGCACAGAGTAATCAAACAGGCACAGTGGTTAAAAAGCAACATGCCATACGATAAAGTCAGTCCGGGAAAACCGTATCTCACCGACTTGCAGGCACTCGATATTGCAGCCTATGTAAATGATGATTCCGTACACGACAGACCTAATCCTAAAACATTCGATTATCCCAATAAAATGGGGAAACCAATTGATTATGCACACAGCCCTTTCAGTGATAACTTCTCAGAAGAACAACACAAATACGGACCCTATAAACCCATTATCGCCTACTGGAAAAAAAATGGCTGGAAAGCAGTATATTAG
- a CDS encoding aryl-sulfate sulfotransferase — translation MIKNVIVKGIFIWILLTVVSCSKKQGTPVTNINIGIHGNNELKIQIDVTTNENVQVYAEYWSDQKGIKNKITSPISKAGLSHSLVLCNITPETQYSFQLITGNGPKKDSSKIYTFKSRKLPEWLQKQFKANCPKPELVPENFKKGFLLLAKRETPGVAYIVDYKGNLRWYHTVEGTGFKVTHFTKEQSIIAILGKNDEPTSYGSEILEINLQGDTLTHIKKGQGDLKQVIHHEIIKKSANEIVTLFVDQRITDLSSIGGKQKDTINGDGILILDKKGKQLWKWSVFDDLDPMKDKKLLKTKKDWMHANSLNYDKDGNFLISFYNNGQIWKIDAKTGKVLWKLGRGGNLKMSKNSDFSQAHAAHINPEGSLMFFDNGVDKKQSSVFALKVDEKGKSVQLDFHILLPKDIYNDRMGSAYRIDNETILACCSKRHITVLTNKKGVLLWALESEIPPYRVQFIPQENLKPFLLN, via the coding sequence ATGATTAAAAATGTAATAGTAAAAGGAATTTTTATTTGGATACTGCTAACTGTGGTAAGCTGTTCTAAAAAACAGGGAACTCCTGTCACGAACATCAATATTGGCATTCATGGCAACAACGAATTGAAAATTCAGATCGATGTGACTACGAACGAAAATGTTCAGGTCTATGCGGAATACTGGTCGGATCAAAAAGGAATAAAAAACAAAATAACTTCTCCAATTTCAAAAGCAGGCCTCTCTCATTCTTTGGTACTTTGCAACATTACTCCTGAAACTCAATATAGTTTTCAATTGATAACGGGCAACGGCCCCAAAAAAGACAGCAGTAAAATATACACCTTCAAATCGAGAAAATTACCGGAATGGTTACAAAAACAATTCAAAGCAAACTGTCCAAAACCGGAACTGGTACCAGAGAATTTCAAAAAAGGCTTTCTGCTTTTAGCCAAAAGAGAAACACCCGGAGTTGCTTATATTGTAGATTATAAAGGAAACTTAAGATGGTATCATACTGTTGAAGGAACCGGATTTAAAGTAACTCATTTTACCAAAGAACAAAGCATTATTGCTATTCTGGGAAAAAATGACGAACCCACAAGTTATGGAAGTGAAATTCTCGAAATCAATTTGCAAGGCGACACGCTAACCCACATTAAAAAGGGACAAGGCGATTTAAAACAGGTTATTCATCACGAAATCATTAAAAAATCGGCCAATGAGATTGTGACTTTATTTGTAGATCAAAGAATAACCGATTTAAGTTCTATTGGCGGAAAACAAAAAGACACGATTAATGGGGACGGAATTCTGATTCTGGACAAAAAAGGAAAGCAACTCTGGAAATGGAGTGTTTTTGATGATTTAGATCCCATGAAAGATAAAAAACTGCTCAAAACCAAGAAAGACTGGATGCACGCCAACAGTTTAAACTATGATAAAGACGGTAATTTCCTGATCTCGTTTTACAACAACGGTCAAATCTGGAAAATAGATGCCAAAACCGGAAAGGTACTCTGGAAATTAGGACGGGGAGGAAATCTTAAAATGTCTAAAAACAGCGATTTCTCTCAGGCACACGCCGCCCACATCAATCCCGAAGGCAGTCTGATGTTTTTTGACAACGGAGTCGACAAAAAGCAATCTTCTGTTTTTGCACTAAAAGTAGATGAAAAAGGTAAATCCGTTCAATTGGATTTCCACATACTATTGCCAAAAGACATTTACAACGACCGAATGGGAAGTGCTTATAGGATTGATAACGAAACCATTTTGGCTTGTTGTTCCAAAAGACATATTACGGTTTTGACCAATAAAAAAGGAGTTTTACTGTGGGCATTAGAATCTGAAATTCCGCCTTATCGGGTGCAATTCATTCCTCAAGAAAACTTAAAACCGTTTCTATTGAATTAA